Genomic window (Streptomyces showdoensis):
GGACCTGGACCGGGAGGCCTTCGTCCGGCTGCTGCGCGTCCACGGCGACTGGCACCGTCGGCACGCCGGGGTCGACTCCCCGTACGCGGAGCTGTCCAGCGGACTCACCCTCGGCCACCGGGCGAGCGGCCGGATCACCGTGGACGCCGCCCTCGACGCCTCCCGGCCCCGCGCGGGAGAGCTCCTCGACGCCTTCGTGGCCGAACTCACCGGCGCCGTCGCCGCCCCGTACACGGTGACCGCGGCCACCACGCCCTGGCTCAAGTCGGTGCTGGGCGGCGTGCAGTGGCCCGGCGGGGCCCGGTTCAAGTCCAAGTCGACGCTGCTGCGGACCCCCTGGAACGACCGGCAGGCCGGCGTCCTGCACACGTACCTGAACCGGGGCGGCGAGGAGTTCGCCACCGCGGGCGTCTACCTCACCTTCCTCGGCGGCCGGATCAACACCGTCCGCCCCGACGCCACCGCCATGCCCCACCGCGACTGCCTGTTCAGCGTCGTCCACGAGGCCCTGTGGGGTGAGGAGCGGCAGACCGAGGGCCAACTGGCCTGGGTCCGCGGCCTCTACCGCGAACTGCACGCCGACACCGGCGGGGTCCCCGTACCCGACGAGGCCAACGGCGGCGCGTACCTCAACTATCCGGACACCGACCTCGCCGATCCGCGCTGGAACACCTCGGGCGTGCCCTGGAGCACGCTCTACCACCGGGGCAACCACCGGCGGCTGCAACGGGCCAAGGAACGCTGGGACCCGCTGGACCTGTTCCACCACGCCCTGTCCGTCCGTCCGCCCGAGCGGTTCTCCAGCCGCCGTCCAGGGCGGGGACCGACGCTGGGGCCCCACTGACCCGCAGTGGAGCCGGACGGAGGACCATGGCACTTCCCGTGACCCACCACACCGAACACGCGATCACGGTGGCCGCCGCGGCGCGGCGCGTCTTCGGCCTGATCGTCGACGTCGGCCGCTGGCCGGAGACCTTTCCGCCCACCGTGCACGTCGAACACGTCGAGCGGGGCGAGACGGAGGAGCGCATCCGGATCTGGGCCACCGCCAACGGGCAGGTCAAGACCTGGACCTCACGCCGGCTGCTCGACCGCGAGCGGCTCAGCGTCCGCTTCCGCCAGGAGGTCTCCCAGCCGCCGGTGGCCGCCATGGGCGGGGAGTGGATCGTCGAGCCGCTCTCCGACACCGAGAGCCGGGTCCGGCTGCTGCACGACTTCCGTGCCGTCGACGACGACCCGGAGCAGACGGAGTGGATCCGGCGCGCGATCGACCACAACAGCGCCGCCGAACTGGCCGCCTTGCGCGCCGCGGCCGAACAGGCAGAGAACCGGGCGGAGCTCGTCCTGACCTTCGAGGACACCGTGGAGTTCACCGGCGACCTCAAGGCCGCCTACGCCTTCGTCGACGAGGCCGGACGCTGGCCCGAACGGCTGCCCCACGTGGCCCGCGCCGCCCTGGCCGAGGAGACGCCCGGGGTGCAGACCCTGGAGATGGAGACCAGGACGGCGGACGGCTCCTCGCACACCACGAGCTCCGTCCGGATCTGCTTCCCGCACGAGCGGATCGTCTACAAACAGCTGGTCACCCCCGCCCTGATGACCGCCCACACCGGGGCGTGGCTGTTCGCCGAGGGCCGGATCACCTCCGTGCACACCGTCGTCCTCAACGAGCAGGCCGTCACGGAGGTCCTCGGGCCGGACGCCACCGTCGCCGACGCCCGGCGGTTCGTCCGCGGCGCCCTGAGCCGCAACAGCACCACCACCATGGAACACGCGGTCGCCCACGTCCGGAGGGAACGGGGCTGACGCACGCACGGAGAGGGGGGAGGACCGGTGATCCGGTCCTCCCCCCTCTCGCGCTGTCAGTCCTTCGCGCCCTCCAGCACCGCCTCGGACAGCCAGTCCACCGCGTCGGGGTACGTGAACGGGTGCATGAACGCCCCCGCCCGGACGTCCCGGTAGAGCCGCGCCAGCGGATGGGTGCCGGAGTACGAGGCGCCGCCGATCACCGAAAGGCAGTCCGAGACGATCTCCGGCGCCAGCCGGTTCACCATCAGCTTGGCGCGCTGGAAGTCCAGCATCATGCGCCGGCCCCGCTCCGCCGGATCGGCGTCGAAGGCGTACGCCAGGTGGTCCGCCACCGTCAGGGTGCCGGCCACCGTGGTCCGCAGCGCGTACAGCCGGGCCTCGATCTCGGCGATCAGCGTGCGCGTCGCGGCGCCCGCCGCCGGCAGCCCGCCCCGCCGGGCCAGCTCCGCCACCACGTGGTCGCGGGCGGCCTGCGCCACCCCCACGTAGATCCCGAGCATGGTGATTGAACTGACCGTCTGACCCGCCAGGGCCGCGTCCGAACGCTCCCCGACCGGCCCCCGCAGGAACACGTCCTCGGCCCGGACCGGACAGTCCTCCAGGAGCACGTCCACGCTGCCCGAGGCCCGCATGCCGAGCCCGTCCCAGTTGTCCAGGACCCGTAGCCCCGGTGCCGTCCGCGGCAGCACGGCCGCCGCCGAGCGCACCACCCCGGCCACCTCCACCCGCGCCGAGACCACGAAGTCGGTGGCGATCGGCGCCATGCTCGCCAGGGTCTTGCGGCCCGACAGCAGCCAGCCGCCGTCCGGCGCGGGCCGCAGCCGGGTGACCACCTTGCCGCCGCCCGCGTCCTTGACCGTCGTGCACACCACCGCCTCGCCCGAGCCCATGCCCCGCAGCAGCCGCTCGGCGAGCGCCCGCGCCGGACCGTCCCCGTGCCGCCACTCGTGGGCGAAGGTCAGCCCCCGGCTGAGCTGCATGTGCAGCGCGAGCGCCGTGGACGCGTCCGCCTCCGCCACCGTCGTCAGGGCCAGGCACACGTCGTGCAGCGAGCCGACCCCCAGGCCACCCAGCCCGGTCGGCAC
Coding sequences:
- a CDS encoding aromatase/cyclase, with translation MALPVTHHTEHAITVAAAARRVFGLIVDVGRWPETFPPTVHVEHVERGETEERIRIWATANGQVKTWTSRRLLDRERLSVRFRQEVSQPPVAAMGGEWIVEPLSDTESRVRLLHDFRAVDDDPEQTEWIRRAIDHNSAAELAALRAAAEQAENRAELVLTFEDTVEFTGDLKAAYAFVDEAGRWPERLPHVARAALAEETPGVQTLEMETRTADGSSHTTSSVRICFPHERIVYKQLVTPALMTAHTGAWLFAEGRITSVHTVVLNEQAVTEVLGPDATVADARRFVRGALSRNSTTTMEHAVAHVRRERG
- a CDS encoding acyl-CoA dehydrogenase family protein, which codes for MTTYDGTLAVAPDLREPRTASGRALLGLLEGHLPAVRAGAGRADRAGAFPAEVFAGLRAEGVLGATVPTGLGGLGVGSLHDVCLALTTVAEADASTALALHMQLSRGLTFAHEWRHGDGPARALAERLLRGMGSGEAVVCTTVKDAGGGKVVTRLRPAPDGGWLLSGRKTLASMAPIATDFVVSARVEVAGVVRSAAAVLPRTAPGLRVLDNWDGLGMRASGSVDVLLEDCPVRAEDVFLRGPVGERSDAALAGQTVSSITMLGIYVGVAQAARDHVVAELARRGGLPAAGAATRTLIAEIEARLYALRTTVAGTLTVADHLAYAFDADPAERGRRMMLDFQRAKLMVNRLAPEIVSDCLSVIGGASYSGTHPLARLYRDVRAGAFMHPFTYPDAVDWLSEAVLEGAKD
- a CDS encoding FAD-binding oxidoreductase; protein product: MARLTRRRLMELSAASGGAALLGGTAAQAAPRPAGGPPPLGPVVIGPADPRYVELTTRGHNGRFTGSPDVVHLVGSAEQVVRAVEEAARDRKRIAVRSGGHCFEGFVDDPAVRVLVDVSEMAAVSHDPERELFAVESGATLGRVYRTLYLGWGVTLPGGGCPTVGVGGHVAGGGYGALSRRYGLVVDHLYGVEVVVVDRSGRARIVEATRDSTGAERELWWAHTGGGGGTFGVVTRYLFRSPGASGAPGGLLPRPPAAVRSVSLGWQWQDLDREAFVRLLRVHGDWHRRHAGVDSPYAELSSGLTLGHRASGRITVDAALDASRPRAGELLDAFVAELTGAVAAPYTVTAATTPWLKSVLGGVQWPGGARFKSKSTLLRTPWNDRQAGVLHTYLNRGGEEFATAGVYLTFLGGRINTVRPDATAMPHRDCLFSVVHEALWGEERQTEGQLAWVRGLYRELHADTGGVPVPDEANGGAYLNYPDTDLADPRWNTSGVPWSTLYHRGNHRRLQRAKERWDPLDLFHHALSVRPPERFSSRRPGRGPTLGPH